One Lentisphaerota bacterium genomic window carries:
- the murF gene encoding UDP-N-acetylmuramoyl-tripeptide--D-alanyl-D-alanine ligase produces MTNQNMQTEWPLIRGADLAVWTGGVWDGGATDVRGVTQNGRHMIPGGLYVALKGDHHDGHAYVLQAQNGGAAAALVRHDWPRAEGVSLPLLRVAETRSALGLAAAGRRRALHAFVLGITGSVGKTTTKELAAAVFSGAGPIHATSGNLNNDIGLPLTLLAMPGEARVGVIEAGTNHPGEIPYLCRILKPDAAILTAVGPVHLEHFGSEAAIADEKAALIRSVPERGFAVIDADGAHASFLRAQAACRIISVRMGDGGEADYAGTWADADGGVVRVCERASGESQVLRSGLAGRHNAVNLLLAVAAGRATGLAWEAIERGLAHLSMPAMRWQRTEVDGLVSINDAYNANPPAMRCALETFARIGAAARRVVVLGDMRELGAASEHFHRELGGCVAAGPWDLLVAVGKDARWIAEAAVASGFPAGAVRHFSDTAAAVLGIRDLLKPGDTLLFKASRGMELERVEAAALAGRSGCGTHRD; encoded by the coding sequence ATGACCAATCAGAACATGCAGACAGAGTGGCCGCTGATACGCGGAGCAGATCTGGCGGTCTGGACGGGTGGCGTCTGGGATGGGGGCGCGACGGATGTGCGGGGTGTGACGCAAAACGGGCGTCACATGATCCCCGGAGGCCTGTACGTCGCCCTGAAGGGCGATCACCATGACGGCCACGCCTATGTGCTCCAGGCGCAAAACGGGGGGGCTGCCGCAGCGCTGGTGCGCCACGACTGGCCTCGCGCCGAAGGTGTATCGCTACCGCTTCTGCGGGTGGCTGAGACGCGCAGCGCGCTCGGTCTGGCGGCGGCGGGACGCCGCCGCGCGCTCCACGCTTTTGTGCTGGGCATCACGGGGAGCGTCGGCAAAACCACCACCAAGGAACTCGCTGCTGCGGTCTTCTCCGGAGCCGGTCCCATACACGCCACGAGCGGCAATCTGAACAACGACATCGGGCTGCCGCTCACCCTTCTCGCCATGCCCGGCGAGGCGCGGGTCGGCGTGATCGAGGCGGGAACCAATCACCCCGGTGAAATCCCCTATCTCTGCCGGATACTGAAGCCGGATGCGGCGATCCTCACGGCTGTCGGGCCGGTGCATCTGGAGCACTTCGGGAGCGAGGCGGCGATCGCCGACGAAAAGGCGGCGCTGATTCGCAGCGTGCCCGAGCGGGGTTTTGCGGTGATTGACGCCGATGGCGCGCATGCCTCGTTTCTCCGGGCGCAGGCGGCCTGTCGGATCATCTCCGTGCGGATGGGTGACGGCGGCGAGGCCGACTATGCCGGCACGTGGGCAGATGCCGACGGCGGCGTGGTGAGGGTGTGCGAGCGGGCGAGCGGGGAGTCGCAAGTCCTGCGCAGCGGCCTGGCCGGCCGGCACAATGCCGTCAACCTGCTTCTGGCTGTGGCCGCCGGTCGCGCAACAGGACTGGCGTGGGAAGCGATCGAACGGGGGCTGGCGCACCTGTCGATGCCGGCGATGCGGTGGCAGCGAACCGAGGTGGATGGTCTGGTAAGCATCAACGATGCCTACAACGCCAATCCCCCCGCCATGCGATGCGCACTGGAGACCTTCGCCCGAATTGGGGCGGCAGCACGCCGGGTGGTGGTGCTGGGCGACATGCGCGAGCTGGGCGCAGCCTCCGAGCACTTTCACCGCGAGCTGGGAGGCTGCGTGGCCGCCGGGCCGTGGGATCTGCTGGTGGCTGTCGGCAAAGACGCGCGCTGGATCGCCGAAGCGGCGGTCGCGTCCGGGTTTCCCGCCGGGGCGGTCCGCCATTTTTCCGACACCGCCGCCGCCGTGCTCGGTATCCGGGATTTGCTCAAGCCCGGCGACACGCTGCTCTTCAAGGCATCACGCGGCATGGAACTCGAGCGGGTCGAGGCGGCGGCGCTCGCCGGGCGATCAGGGTGCGGGACGCATCGCGATTAG